The nucleotide sequence TTTATTTGAGGCTGAATACGAGATTGTAAAGTGAATTCATTTTGATATTTATCAGTGATGGTAGTGGAGAACGGAATTAGAGCTGTTGAGTATTTGGATTAGACTTTGATAAGAGCTCCCCTGGCTTAAAGTTCTGCTTTTAGATTCTTTAACTCATTCTCTTTTGAAATGCTAGTCAGTTTGAATTTGTAACTGATTTTTTGTGTATAGACAACATAGTTGATTATGTATTTGTTCTACCCTCTATCTATCGTTGAGAGTATGAACTAGGATCCAACCATCCAAAAGCGTAATAAGTAGTCAATCACTAATGTTGTTACCACCATTGTTATTGCAACCACATGAAGACCTCCTTTTTCTATTCTGGTTTTGAAAATTAATTCTTTTGGTCCCTGGAATTAGACGTTACCAACTTACCCATGCGTGGACATCACCATGATTATCATTGAATTCAAAATAAACACGAGTTGAATAAGTTTCCATGATCCTTGATCCTAAATAAATGAGCCATTCAGAAGCTTGGACGATCTTTCCATTGATTATTAAATCCTTTGCCATTATGATATTGCAACTACCAAGAGAGAATATGACAGTACCTTAAGCAGGGCATGCGTTTTCATATTTAAGTCGCAGCACAAACCAACCACCAATGCAATAAATAGAGAACACTCTTAAGCTCTTCAAGCATGAGGTACCAAGACACTTTACTCAATGCATAAGCTGGAGTAAGAATTTCACTACTCCTCAAGTCAGTACAATTCAGAGGTTTGGTTTtcgttttactttttatttttattttcaatgttttttgtttaagaattttatataaaaaaaaaaaagaaaaaataagagaaaaaaacagaaaataaaattttattgtttttacctttttttttttacaaaattttaaaaacaaaaaacactgaaataaaaacaaaaaataaaaacgcaTCTTACATTGTTTAGGCCCACAaataacaataatttttttagaagaatATTTTGTGTATTCGTTCTATTCTATATATCTAGCCAACCACACATGGTCGGATAaaacttttttattgttgttgttctaTTCTATATATCGAGTAAACAGATTCTCATTTATTATTAGATGAGGTGTGAAATTCATATGGAAtgagttttatattttatttaatagatAGAAAATTTGTGTTGATTTGAGGCCATAGTACAAGACTACAAGTAACACATCTCATACGTATGCCTTATGCAAGGGCAACGTCATCAATTGTTTGCCTAGTTAACAGTGGCAACAGAATTTATGTTATGACAGTTGAACCACTGCACCCATCTATACACCATAAACAAAAGGGAGCAATAGTTAATTCGCTAACAAAAAATTTGTCTCACCATAGGTTATCTACTATAGCATAAATGTATAATATCATTGGTGTGTCCCTTCGAATGGTCCTTTAAGAGAGCAATTTATGATCCTACTAACTGCCATGGCAATATGGCATAAATCCTCTAGACAGAGATTAATACATATCTTACCAGTGACAACTACCACATTGAAATTGCCAGCAGCTATAGTTACATACATTTATAAATGAAAAGATGTTCTACAAGACCCTTCAAccatgctatttttgattccttATTCCTTTgttctttctcactttctctaCATTCTCTTAAGTCTCAACCAGCTAGTTTTCCAAACTTTACTTGAATAAGAATCCAAGAATGTAACTTGCCATTGATCTCACCAAAAACAACACTTGAAAGTATTCCCATAATGCCATCCCATGGTCATGCATTTGCAATGGCTGTGGTTGCTGCAGCCATTGCTATGCTACTTGTTGCTGTGATTTTCTTCTACTTGAAAAAATTTGCTTGCTCTTGGCATTACCACCATAGACACAGAGTTGCAGCGAGTTTTCGAAGAGAAGCAGGATTTAACCAAGAGGATATAAGGAAAGTTAATAATATGAAAGGGTTACTTGCTGAAGAAAATGGGATTGATATTCTGTATATGGTGGAAACACAAGGAAGGCATTTCAAAACTAGTTTCCCAACTAGAATATTCAATCCTAGTTATGAAGAtaatgaagaaaaggaagaagaagaaaagagaatagaTGTATTGGTTCAAAGATCTATGCATTATGAGACTCAAGAGGTTCCATTGCTATGTGAATCTCCAGGTTCAGGTTTGATGGTTCATGAGGATTTGGTTAAACCACTAcaaccaccatcaccaccaccaccaccaccacctcctcctcctcctcctcctcctccttctcctcctcctcctcctccaagaNNNNNNNNNNNNNNNNNNNNNNNNNNNNNNNNNNNNNNNNNNNNNNNNNNNNNNNNNNNNNNNNNNNNNNNNNNNNNNNNNNNNNNNNNNNNNNNNNNNNNNNNNNNNNNNNNNNNNNNNNNNNNNNNNNNNNNNNNNNNNNNNNNNNNNNNNNNNNNNNNNNNNNNNNNNNNNNNACCTGTGCCTTCATCATcaaaaccaccaccaccacctaaAAGAAAAGCCAACATGGAAAACAACACCTTAGAGGTTGCAGAATCAAGAGAGAAGGGTGCTAGCCAAACAAGACTCAAACCTCTACATTGGGATAAGGTTGTAGCTAATGTTGATCATTCTACAGTGTGGGatcacatcaatgatggctctttcAGGTAACTATAAGATAGTTTCAATCTATACACTTTTCTAATTTACTACAAGTTTCGTTTCAAAATATCTAAACTGAACCGAATTTTCATAGCGGTGGGTATTTTAGAAGGTGAAGACTCTTGTACAGAATAAGAATATACAAAGATAGAGAGAGAGGTTGTAACTCTTTTTTATTTAAACATCTTTACTTAGTGAGACCCACAATACAAGTCATATGCTCCTTTCACTTTTATCCTTTTGTTATATCTCTGTACAATCTTACTCTGACTTCATATTTAAAATACAAGTCTTTAGTGGATATCAGATATCAGAGTAATCACCGTTTTAGAATAGATAATGTCTTTTGTCAATTTCATCTTTCCAACTTCATATTTACAGGTTTGACAATGAACTCATAGAAACACTCTTTGGATATTCAACCAAGAACCAAACCAATGAAAGAAACCTATGTCATGCATCTTCAGCTCAGTTATTCCTTGTGGACCCTAGAAAATCCCAAAACACATCAATTGTGCTAAGGTCTCTTGCAATTTCTCGCAAGGAAATTATGGACGCGCTTGATGATGGACAAGGAATCAGTCTTGAGACACTTGAAAAACTTACTAAGATAGCTCCTacacaagaagaagaagccaAAATCATCCAATTCAGTGGAAATCCAGATAAACTTGCTCATGCTGATTCATTCCTCTACTGCATCCTCAAAGCGGTTCCAACAGCATTCATTCGCCTAAAAGCAATGCTTTTCAGATCAAATTATGATTTTGAAGCTGTTCAGCTTAAAGAAAACTTACAAACACTTGAAAAGGGTTGCAAGGAGATGAGGGCTAGTGGCCTATTACTGAAGTTTCTTGAGGCAATTCTCAAAGCTGGAAACCGGATGAATGCCGGAACTTCTAGGGGAAATGCACAAGGTTTCAACCTAAATGCTCTTAGGAAGCTTCCTGATGTGAAAAGCATTGATGGGAAGACTAGTTTGCTACACTTCATTGTAGAGCAGGTGGCTCAGtcagaaggaagaagagaagctATGAATCAAAAGCATAACATTCCCAAAATCAACGGTGATATAAGCAACTCCAATGAAAACAATAATAGCCTTGTGCAACATGAGACAGAGAAAGAGTATCTGATGCTTGGTTTACAAGTGTTATTGGGAGGTATAAAGGATGAATTATCCGAAGTAAAGAAAGCAGCAATAATTGATCATCAGAATTTCATTAGGATGTTATACATTCTCAATGCTCGTGTTAGCGAAATTCGAGAGATTGTAACCAAATGTTGTGGCGAGAACAATGAGAGAGGTGGATTTGTTAAGGAAATGAAAGGGTTTGCAGAGGAATGTGAGGAGGAGCTTAAAGTTGTGAAAGATGAACACCTTAGGATCATGGAGCTTGTGAAGAAAACCAATGAGTATTATCTTGGAGGTGGAGGAGGATCAAACCCCTTTGAACTGTTTCTTATTGTGAGAGATTTTGTTGACATGGTGGATGAGGTTTGCAGTGATCTCAGAAGGAAGATAGAAAAGAAGAATGTAGGAGGAGGAGAAGGTGCATCAACAACACCACCTCTTTCACCCTCAAAGAAAGCACCACTCAGGTTCCCAAAGTTTGATTTGCACTTTCTATCAAACATGTCAAGTGCGACATCATGTTCTAGCCTATCAGATGATGATTTCTGAAGCAGGGTTTTATGCATTTGTATCAATTTGTTTAACGCAAAATCTTTAACTATGTAAAGTTTAGGGGATTAGCTTAGACCTTAAATTTGGTATGTATTATGTAGGATCTTTGACTATGACAACCTTGGACATATgtactaaaaacaaacaaaaaagagaGTTATTATAACCTGAAGTCTA is from Arachis ipaensis cultivar K30076 chromosome B01, Araip1.1, whole genome shotgun sequence and encodes:
- the LOC107618940 gene encoding formin-like protein 8, coding for MENNTLEVAESREKGASQTRLKPLHWDKVVANVDHSTVWDHINDGSFRFDNELIETLFGYSTKNQTNERNLCHASSAQLFLVDPRKSQNTSIVLRSLAISRKEIMDALDDGQGISLETLEKLTKIAPTQEEEAKIIQFSGNPDKLAHADSFLYCILKAVPTAFIRLKAMLFRSNYDFEAVQLKENLQTLEKGCKEMRASGLLLKFLEAILKAGNRMNAGTSRGNAQGFNLNALRKLPDVKSIDGKTSLLHFIVEQVAQSEGRREAMNQKHNIPKINGDISNSNENNNSLVQHETEKEYLMLGLQVLLGGIKDELSEVKKAAIIDHQNFIRMLYILNARVSEIREIVTKCCGENNERGGFVKEMKGFAEECEEELKVVKDEHLRIMELVKKTNEYYLGGGGGSNPFELFLIVRDFVDMVDEVCSDLRRKIEKKNVGGGEGASTTPPLSPSKKAPLRFPKFDLHFLSNMSSATSCSSLSDDDF